Part of the Catalinimonas alkaloidigena genome is shown below.
TGTTGGTAAATTCTCCAGTCGGATAGAAAATAAAAAAGATACAATTATTGTAAAAGGCCTGGTAATTGACGTCCGTAACAATGGAGGGGGCTCATTGAAAAATGTAGAAAAAATTGTTAGCCGCTTCGCTGACGAAAAAAGACTGGTACATTACTGGCAATATAAAAATGGTCCTGGGCACAATGATTTTACCGAACCGATTCCTAAATATGTAGAGCCGAAAGGAAAATATCAGTACAAAGGTCCGGTAGTTATTCTTACCAACCGCTCTTGTTATAGCGCTACTAATTTTTTTGTGCAGATTATGAAAAATTTTCCCAATGTACTGGTAGTGGGTGACAGCACCGGCGGAGGTGGTGGACTCCCTATCAACCGGGAATTACCCAATGGCTGGAGGTACCGTTTTTCATCTACTGTAACCACTACAGTAAGTGGTGAAAATATAGAAGACGGTGTAGCACCAGATCTGAAAATAAACATGAGGCAAGAAGATATGGATGAAGGTAAAGATACCCTCATAGAAAGGGCATTTGAAATTATTAAAAACGTCTACTCCCGACAAAAAAATTCAAGTTTTCCATCTTCTGATCAACTTCTTCTTCTAAATCAAAGAAGTTAGTATATTTGCCTTTCCCGGGACGTTAGCTCAGTTGGTTTAGAGCGCTGCCTTGACAGGGCAGAGGTCACTGGTTCGAATCCAGTACGTCCCACTTTTCCACACCATAACTTATTGAATATTAATGAGTTATGTCTTTGTATTTTTAGAAAGTCATGTAATGGTAATGTGTTTCAAAGTAATTATATAATATCAACTCAATAGTTTCTGCCTCACTATTTGACTTATAATCAAAAGCATCATTTTTCATTCTATATAATTGTATTTCTTTATTATTTGATTACTGCATAAAATGCAATACTTTTTTTTTAATATTTATGAAAATTTTTGCGCTTTGGTATGTAGTCAAACAAATAATTTTTTTTTATCTCTTTGATAAAAAAAATTATTTTTCCTATTATTAATAAGGAATTATACTTTAAGCTTTCAATTCTAGCAATCCTCTGCTTTCATAATACGTGTAAAGATTTTCTATTATAACACGTATTCTGATTGTCTAATAGGCAATCAGAAGTTATTTGTTTCATTAAATGAATCAATTCATCATAGAATAAAGGTGTACTATACCTGTTGGATTTGATAATGCTTATGCAATTTCATCGCTTATAACTAATACTATGGCTTATAATGACTTTTCTGCTGAATCGCCAGAAAATTATGAACAAAAATGTTTATGTGTACTGGTGCTAGATGTTTCATTTTCCATGCAAGGAAACCCAATTGATGAACTTCAAAAAGGTTTAGAAGATTTTTATTCTGATATTCTTGAAGATTCTACTACTGCAAATAGGTTAGAGGTTTCTATTATTACGTTTGGTAGTAACATTTCTATATTAATAGAGCCGTCATTAGCAGAAAATTTTAGCGTCCCAAATCTAACACTAGATGGTTCTACTAAGCTTGTGGATGGAGTTAGAGAAGGGATAGCCAAAGTAGAAGATCGGAA
Proteins encoded:
- a CDS encoding S41 family peptidase is translated as MKAFSLSILSTILLSFFCMSCEEVLINEEYEANAVDVFNSFWTTVDENYTFFDFKGIDWDAVYAANRSRVEDGMRRDSLFNVLADMLFELRDGHVNLQAGFDLARNWQWYLDHPQNFDYSLIERNYLGDDYEISGAFRNRVIDSIGYVYYSSFENNVSESLVDYIVGKFSSRIENKKDTIIVKGLVIDVRNNGGGSLKNVEKIVSRFADEKRLVHYWQYKNGPGHNDFTEPIPKYVEPKGKYQYKGPVVILTNRSCYSATNFFVQIMKNFPNVLVVGDSTGGGGGLPINRELPNGWRYRFSSTVTTTVSGENIEDGVAPDLKINMRQEDMDEGKDTLIERAFEIIKNVYSRQKNSSFPSSDQLLLLNQRS